AGGTGGCGCGCGACACCGCCGCGCGGCAGATCGAGTATGGCCAGCTGACGGCTCCTTTCGACGGTGTCGTGGCCCAACGCCTGGTTGAGCCCGATATGGTGGTGGATGCCGGCACGCCCATTCTGCGCATGCAGGATAACCAGCACATCGAAGTCAGCGTCGATCTGCCCGAGAGCGCAGCGCTGACCGTGCCGCTCGGGCCCGAGCTGAAAGCGCAGGGCCAACTGGTGCTCGCCGATGAAGTGACGCTGCCACTGGAGTACCGCGAACACAGCACTCAACCCCGGGACGGGGCCAGAACCTACCGGCTGGTTCTGCGTGGCAACCCCCCCGCGGATTACAACCTGCTGCCAGGCATGGCAATGCGCGTAAGCCTGCAACGCCCAGCCCCCGAGCCCCGGGATGATAGCTATCTGCTGCCGATCTCCGCACTGCAAGCTGGGCCGGATGATCAGCATCATGTCTGGCTGGCAGTCGATGGGCATGCCCGCCGCCAACCCGTGCAGTTGCAGGGTATCGAAGCCGACCGCGCCCAGGTAACTGGTCCGTTCGAGGCAGATGCAGCCGTGGTGGTGGCCGGAGGCAGCAAGCTGTCCGAAGGCCAGCCGATAAAAACCAGACAGCGGAACTGATATGGATTTTGCCCGATACGCCATAGGCAAACCGGTCAATATGTGGGTGCTGGTTCTGACCCTATTGGTGGGTGGCAGCATTGC
Above is a genomic segment from Halopseudomonas litoralis containing:
- a CDS encoding efflux RND transporter periplasmic adaptor subunit, with protein sequence MPSPSAFRPSAPAWLACLCCTVVVTLSGCGNDEEPAPPPPRIVLVENVQEAHPGPQTLRFAGVVESVTTTQLAFQVAGRVERILVDEGTRVTRGQALADLDTTDYELQLRDASARQQQLHADLVRKRKLLAEGILAPAAIEPLEAALVSAQVARDTAARQIEYGQLTAPFDGVVAQRLVEPDMVVDAGTPILRMQDNQHIEVSVDLPESAALTVPLGPELKAQGQLVLADEVTLPLEYREHSTQPRDGARTYRLVLRGNPPADYNLLPGMAMRVSLQRPAPEPRDDSYLLPISALQAGPDDQHHVWLAVDGHARRQPVQLQGIEADRAQVTGPFEADAAVVVAGGSKLSEGQPIKTRQRN